One Mya arenaria isolate MELC-2E11 chromosome 5, ASM2691426v1 genomic window carries:
- the LOC128236137 gene encoding cerebellin-3-like has protein sequence MLKKGIHKSNRMIAFFVGILLLVFCTPANCESTFEVDGTILLSLIARVETLEENDRVQKKQISTLIRNENNQKQEIAALKGTVAQMKERIRHFETKHDEMILANASVNSAGDENFNPSPRVFPGRSTYIRKAPDDEKARRFVENKVAFYATNSAHDIQHLGQSQALVFDVVHTNLGNGYNNVSGHFIAPVPGVYAFHVTICGRDVHTEIDKHYYAGIYVNNDVKSSFIVTPYDQSSQMLVSLLNAGDVVVTRNSRVDDGYIGQTFSSFSGFLLYETEGLPVLG, from the exons ATGTTGAAAAAAGGGATTCATAAATCAAACAGAATGATCGCTTTCTTTGTGGGAATTTTGCTTCTCGTGTTTTGTACACCGGCAAACTGTGAGTCTACCTTTGAAGTGGATGGAACAATACTACTTTCCTTGATAGCGCGTGTAGAAACTCTTGAAGAGAATGACAGAGTGCAGAAGAAACAAATATCGACATTGATACGAAATGAAAACAACCAGAAACAGGAGATAGCCGCGCTGAAGGGAACGGTTGCTCAGATGAAAGAGCGAATAAGGCACTTTGAAACCAAACATGACGAGATGATATTGGCCAACGCCAGTGTGAACTCTGCTGGTGACGAAAACTTTAATCCATCTCCCAGAGTCTTCCCTGGTCGTTCTACATATATACGCA AGGCACCTGACGACGAAAAGGCCAGACGGTTCGTCGAAAACAAGGTTGCATTCTACGCGACCAATTCAGCTCATGACATACAGCATCTCGGCCAAAGCCAAGCCCTCGTTTTCGACGTCGTCCACACCAACCTCGGAAACGGCTACAACAACGTCAGCGGTCATTTCATCGCTCCTGTGCCTGGTGTGTACGCCTTCCACGTCACGATATGTGGGCGGGACGTTCACACTGAGATTGACAAACATTACTACGCGGGTATATACGTTAACAACGATGTGAAAAGCTCCTTTATTGTTACGCCTTACGATCAGTCCTCGCAAATGTTGGTGTCGTTGTTAAATGCTGGTGATGTCGTTGTCACGAGAAATTCACGTGTAGATGACGGCTATATAGGACAAACGTTTTCGTCATTTTCTGGATTTCTTTTGTACGAAACCGAAGGACTTCCCGTTCTCGGATAG